The following are from one region of the Nymphaea colorata isolate Beijing-Zhang1983 chromosome 7, ASM883128v2, whole genome shotgun sequence genome:
- the LOC116257789 gene encoding protein DROOPING LEAF isoform X2, which produces MEFISSSEHLCYVRCNFCSTILAVGVPCKRLLDTVTVKCGHCSNLSFITTRPALAPHLPPPAAAPAPSPSPHPPPPPRSHSFPGSLSLLHIGLQPTSSSSSPSSSPAASDDSVPRVHHVVKPPEKKHRLPSAYNRFMREEIQRIKASTPQITHREAFSMAAKNWARFDPQLLLGSASETGKQESSHITK; this is translated from the exons ATGGAATTCATCTCCTCGTCTGAGCACCTTTGTTATGTTCGTTGCAACTTCTGCAGCACCATTCTTGCA GTTGGTGTTCCCTGCAAGAGGCTTCTTGACACAGTGACAGTAAAATGTGGGCACTGCAGTAATCTTTCTTTCATAACCACAAGGCCTGCTCTTGCTCCTCACCTTCCTCCTCCTGCTGCTGCTCCcgctccttctccttctccccatcctcctcctcctcctcgttccCACAGCTTCCCCGGCTCACTTAGCCTCCTTCACATCGGTCTG CAACCAACATCGTCTTCATCATCGCCATCATCATCACCTGCGGCCAGTGATGACAGCGTCCCCAGGGTGCATCATGTTGTCAAGC CTCCCGAGAAGAAACACAGGCTCCCATCAGCATACAATCGATTCATGAG GGAGGAGATACAACGAATTAAAGCATCTACTCCACAAATCACTCACAGAGAAGCGTTCAGCATGGCAGCTAAAAAT TGGGCGAGGTTTGATCCCCAGTTGCTACTTGGATCGGCATCTGAAACAGGCAAGCAG gAAAGTTCTCATATCACCAAGTGA
- the LOC116257789 gene encoding protein DROOPING LEAF isoform X1 — MEFISSSEHLCYVRCNFCSTILAVGVPCKRLLDTVTVKCGHCSNLSFITTRPALAPHLPPPAAAPAPSPSPHPPPPPRSHSFPGSLSLLHIGLQPTSSSSSPSSSPAASDDSVPRVHHVVKPPEKKHRLPSAYNRFMREEIQRIKASTPQITHREAFSMAAKNWARFDPQLLLGSASETGKQVGSSTQQESSHITK; from the exons ATGGAATTCATCTCCTCGTCTGAGCACCTTTGTTATGTTCGTTGCAACTTCTGCAGCACCATTCTTGCA GTTGGTGTTCCCTGCAAGAGGCTTCTTGACACAGTGACAGTAAAATGTGGGCACTGCAGTAATCTTTCTTTCATAACCACAAGGCCTGCTCTTGCTCCTCACCTTCCTCCTCCTGCTGCTGCTCCcgctccttctccttctccccatcctcctcctcctcctcgttccCACAGCTTCCCCGGCTCACTTAGCCTCCTTCACATCGGTCTG CAACCAACATCGTCTTCATCATCGCCATCATCATCACCTGCGGCCAGTGATGACAGCGTCCCCAGGGTGCATCATGTTGTCAAGC CTCCCGAGAAGAAACACAGGCTCCCATCAGCATACAATCGATTCATGAG GGAGGAGATACAACGAATTAAAGCATCTACTCCACAAATCACTCACAGAGAAGCGTTCAGCATGGCAGCTAAAAAT TGGGCGAGGTTTGATCCCCAGTTGCTACTTGGATCGGCATCTGAAACAGGCAAGCAGGTTGGTTCAAGTACTCAACAA gAAAGTTCTCATATCACCAAGTGA
- the LOC116257563 gene encoding UDP-arabinopyranose mutase 1, with the protein MAGVPATPLLKDELDIVIPTIRNLDFLEMWRPFFQPYHLIIVQDGDPSKVIKVPEGFDYELYNRNDINRILGPRSSCISFKDSACRCFGYMVSKKKYIYTIDDDCFVAKDPSGKDINALEQHIKNLLSPSTPFFFNTLYDPYRDGADFVRGYPFSLREGVPTAVSHGLWLNIPDYDAPTQLVKPLERNTRYVDAIMTVPKGTLFPMCGMNLAFNRDLIGPAMYFGLMGDGQPIGRYDDMWAGWCTKVICDHLGVGVKTGLPYIWHSKASNPFVNLKKEYKGIFWQEEIIPFFQAATLPKDCTTVQKCYIELSKQVKEKLGKVDPYFLKLADAMVTWIEAWDELNPSGKSEAEVVANGPAKK; encoded by the exons atggcgGGAGTGCCGGCGACACCGTTGCTGAAGGATGAGTTGGACATCGTGATTCCGACGATCCGGAACCTTGATTTCTTGGAGATGTGGAGGCCCTTCTTCCAACCTTACCACCTCATCATTGTCCAGGATGGGGACCCCTCCAAGGTGATCAAGGTCCCCGAGGGCTTCGATTACGAGCTCTACAACCGCAACGACATCAACCGCATCCTTGGCCCCAGGTCCTCCTGCATCTCCTTCAAGGACTCTGCTTGCCGTTGCTTCGGCTACATGGTCTCCAAGAAGAAGTACATCTACACCATCGACGATGACTGCTTC GTTGCTAAAGATCCATCTGGTAAAGACATCAACGCATTGGAGCAGCACATAAAGAACCTCCTGAGCCCATCCactcctttcttcttcaacacTTTATATGACCCATACCGTGATGGTGCTGATTTTGTTCGTGGGTACCCTTTCAGCCTACGTGAAGGTGTTCCTACAGCTGTCTCTCATGGTCTCTGGCTCAATATTCCAGACTATGATGCTCCAACCCAACTTGTTAAGCCTCTTGAAAGGAACACCAG ATATGTTGACGCTATAATGACAGTCCCTAAGGGTACACTGTTCCCTATGTGTGGAATGAATCTGGCATTTAACCGTGATCTTATTGGTCCAGCCATGTACTTTGGCTTGATGGGTGATGGACAACCAATTGGTCGCTACGATGACATGTGGGCAGGCTGGTGCACCAAG GTTATCTGTGATCATCTGGGTGTTGGGGTAAAGACTGGGTTGCCCTACATCTGGCACAGCAAAGCCAGCAACCCCTTCGTTAACTTGAAGAAAGAGTACAAGGGCATCTTCTGGCAAGAGGAGATCATTCCCTTCTTCCAGGCTGCCACCCTTCCAAAGGACTGCACCACCGTCCAGAAGTGCTACATTGAGCTATCGAAGCAGGTGAAGGAAAAGCTTGGGAAAGTTGATCCCTACTTCTTGAAGCTGGCTGATGCCATGGTCACATGGATCGAAGCCTGGGACGAGCTCAACCCATCAGGAAAATCCGAGGCCGAGGTTGTTGCCAATGGGCCTGCAAAGAAGTAG